A segment of the Triticum urartu cultivar G1812 chromosome 1, Tu2.1, whole genome shotgun sequence genome:
ACGATGGACAGCCTCACCGACAACGGTAATGGAGTTGGCGAAGCTAGTCCACATGCAATTAGTGCTACGTGCATGAGTCCGGCTGCTAGCCGTTACCTAGTAGCTAGTACATGTACGAGTACTAGTTCAAGTCGTGTCAAAGTCTGAGTCATAAATTAGGCTAGTGTTGTAGTCCAAGTCGTGTCAAAGTCCGAGTCATAAACTAGGCTAGTGTTGTATCCGTGCAACACTAGGGCCTTGTTTGGATAAGTAGTTTTCGCAGAACTAGTTTTCCATGAACCTATATAACCGTCTAACAGACTTAAACCATGTTTGGGCCCCGCAGTAAAAACGTGAATTAGCAAAATTCAGTTTCCACAAAGCCAGGAATATGCGTTTTATGAAAAACTACTAATACATGTTTTTATGAAAACACGATTATACGGATACTCATCGCAACTGATATTCGCCGACTCGACGAACGAAAGCAGCAGCGGAAGCGAGCTGAGTCGGCAAGTTGAAACCGCCACCGTCTATGCGTGCCAAGTCGCCGAGGGAAGCGGCCGCCGCCGTCCATGCGTGCCAAGTCGCCGAGGGAAGTGGCCACCGCCGAGCGCACACGCCGAGTTGTCGACTGGAAGCCGCCgtcgccgtcttcacgccgagtTGTGGAGTCGCCGAGGGAGGCCACATGGCCGCGGCCATCGCACCGAGTCGTCAAGTAGAAGCCGCATGGCCGCTATCAGTATTTTCTCAGTTCCACCGGCGACGATGTCGCGTCGCTGAGACTGGTTTTCTACGCACCGACGATGTCGCCGAGCTGCGCATTCGAGCGCCTCCACTCCATGGCCTCATCAGTGTTCTCATGGTCTCTCGTTCATTGTTGTGCCACCCGTCGAGCTGCAGCGGGCGGCGCTACTCTGTCCCGAGCCTCCACCAAATGATGAACACCAGCCACGGAATACGACGAGGAATCCCGCTGGACGCAACCATCTCTTCTGCGGATGCAAGGCTGTGGCCGCGTCTCCGTGCTCGGTAGTGGCAACATAGGCAATGGGTGCAGCCTCGGCCTCAAAGGCACGGCGCCGGCGCCACCCGGACTCAGTGCCATCGCCGTCGTTGGGCTCACTGAGACGGCGGCGGCTACGTCGGTGCCGCGGCCGGGGACGACCCTGTACACGATGCCGCCATCCAGCTGCCAGTCTGATCTGCTTGTTCATCTCCGACACAGCTGCGATGAAGGCGACGGTGTCGGCAACATCATCAACAAGAACAGAATCATATGTACTGGTGGCAACTTCATTGGAGTCTGGACATGGCAATGATCTCTTGCCATGGCTCATTCTGCTTTTCAAGTCGCCAACCATCATGCTGTAGCAGGCATGTACATGCTCCTGATCAATGTAACAGACAAAGGTTGTTCAAACCCAATGCTCATTTCATCATCCAAATGAAACATTACTATGATCAAAGTGATGCAAAAGGGTTATTTATTTAGTTTGTGCAAGAAACCTTCTCAATGGGGCATGATGGAGATAGATTGTCCATCTTGGACTCCAGTGCTTCTTTGGTCAGTAGAGCTTCATAGGATGCAGCCAAGATTGCAGCTGCAGCCACAGTAGATGGCCTGTAATCCAGCACACTGCCGGTTGCATGAACACAGCGCAAATCAATCAGACAAAATGCAAGAAAGTTCGCAAGATTTCTTTTTAGAAGGTGTGCAGGACGAAGATGAACCTTCGGCTGTGGCAAAGATGGAGCCGATGGACTTGAGGGCGACGCGGGCGGGGTCatgcccgccgccgccgcggccgtcGTGCCGGTCGAGCCGGGAGGAGAAGCAAGGGAGGTAGTCGAACGGCGTAACGGCGGCCATGCGCCAACCGAGCGTGGACAGCACGAGCAGCTCCATCCGGCGGACGGAGGCGGAGCAGAACTCGTAGCCGCCGCCGGCGTCGAGCTCCGACAGCGCCGGCGCGCAGTACTCCTCCATCTTGGCCGCCACGGAGACGCAGGCCACGGACAGGAGGCGCGCCGCCCACGGCATGGCCGCCCTCTGCACGCACACAACCACATCATCCTCCCGTTCCTAAGAAGCAGAGAGGCTAAATTTGTTTTACGGTGGCGGTGCGGTGATTGATTACATTGACACGTCGCCGGAGGAAGAAGCGGTCGAAGTAGGCGATGGCCAGGTACGCCGTGCGGTGGCCGAACCCGAAGCAGCCCCGAGTCTGCAGATGCAAATTAGATGCCGGTTCCAAAGGCGTCAGTGACTGATCGATCGATGCTCGCACCAATAATCGTGAGAGCGAGGAGCTGAGTGAGTGCTCACTTCAAGGATCCATTTGACGGCGGCGAGGCGCGCCTGCCGGAACCAGTCCTCGGAAGCGGCCGACGAGCAGTCCTCCGGCACTGCCACTGCAGCACTAGCCCGGCAACGATGGCCGCCACCACAATGACGGCCAGAATCGGCACCGTGGGCGACGACCGACGCTTCGGCGGCCTTCCAACCTGCGCCGCTGCACCAGGGTTCATTCCACGGTTCGTCTGCGGGATTCTTCCCTCTCTCCGGCGCACCCGATCTTGAGCGGAAACCCGCAGAGCCTCGGGTTGTCGTCGAAGGCGGTGGGCCTGGTTGACGAGCGAGCCCACCTGCGGGATCACGCCGGCGAGGTCGTTCCCCCGGAGGTCAAGGCTGACAGCCACGGGAATGCCGCCGAACTCCGGCGGGATCCCGCAGACGAAATGGTTGATTAAAgaaaacggggggggggggggggggtctgcAAAAGTGTGTGCGCTGACCGGGCCAGCCACCTGGCTGCCAATTGTGGAGCTGTGATTGGTCTGGGACTAAAACGTCACATGCAGTGCAAGTTGGGGTATGATAGGGTTACATTTTACATGTTTGAAACTAAATCATCACATTTCGTGCAAGTTAGGGTACCTGAGATGCTATTACCTCCTTCGAGAGCTAGGTTTACCATCGGGGATGAGCTCCAGTTTCAGTACCCCACCACCGTGCACAATGTGGTGGAGGTAAGAAAGGCTGGGTACTACGCCTACAACAGCTCCAGCCCCATCGCGACGTTCTTGACTGGCAACGATGTCATCCCACTTGCAACCATTGGGACACGGTACTTCATCTATGGCGTCCCAGGGCATTGCATCATCGGTATGAAGGTTCAAGTCAACGTGAAGTCGAAGGCATTGCGGCCAGTACAACGGTGCCGAGGGACGGGGAAGCGGCTCCGGTGCCGGTCCAAGACTGTATTAAGCTCGGCCACGATGGCTGGCATTGATCAGTCTACGGTGGCGTGGCTAGGTCTGGCTGTTGTCACGACTGGTGTCGTGTTGTTATTTTAGTGACCGACAATTGGGGTGCTTTTTTCTTCTTGACGCATAGCACATGCTTATTTGTGTATTATAAATCATTTCTTTTGTTAAATGAAATTTCTTTCATTATAATTCGATTTCACTTATCTTCTTGCAAAACCAAACTATAATCATGGAATAAATAAAGGACAGTGCTTGGTGCCGGTCGGCCGGCCCAAATTTCGGTCGGCTGCGCACTAGCCGTCAGATGCAAGCTGCGTAGGCCGTCTGATTTGACTGCTCGGCTCCTCCCTCCCCACACCTCGCGCAGCCTCGCCCAACACCCTTCCCCTCGTGCAGCTTTCCTGTGGCCTAGCATCGCACCTCCAGTCGCCCCGGTACCTAGCACCACACCACGCCGGTGagatgcagtatcaatagcttccgCCGCACTAATGCTCACAATTTACACTCGCACTAGTTCCAGCAAAAACTCTCTCTGGTTCCAACATTTGCATGCGCTGGTTCTAACATCTTGCCGGCAAACCGGTGCTCACCATCGCTGATTCCAACATCTACAGTCTCTGGTTCTAGCAAATGTGCAAGCCGGTTCCAACAAATGCACTTCGCCTGTGGCTCGTCGGTTCCAGAAAAAATTCGCAGCTCGCGGTCACCACCGTCGTAGCTACTCTGATGACTGCTTGCAACTTTTATGCCAATGGGTCCCAGCACCTCACCACGCTGCTAGAAGCATTCCTCCATTCAGCACCGTCGTAGCTCGTGGGAACCATGGTTGGATGGTCGCTGAGGTTTTGCAGCTTTTCTCCTGCCCTATTCTAACACATGTCAATTCCATAAAAAAAAGACTGGATGCAGTATCTATTGCCATCGGGTTCCTAGGATGCACCACAGCTGGTTCTAGTTTCCTCACTGACTAGTTCCAGCAAAAGCCATGGCCGGATGCAGCATCGCGGTGTCCCGTTGTAGCTTTTCTCTTTGGCGAGCGTAACTTTCCTCTGTCGTTTTTCTTTTAAGATGGCAGATTTATGATTTTATCTTAGCAGCTATAAAGGGGATTTACTTTTACGTTATCATATTACAGAAAAGGGCTAAGAGATGAGTAACAAAAAGGATAATATTAGTATAAATACTTAAGGTGTACTTAGTGGTAGTGTTTGGACGTAAGTACCAAGTTGAAGCCAATGTGCCCAAGGTATAATTCCTCACTCAGGACCGCACAGATTACCCCTTGATATTTGGGCGCACTGCAAAATGTTGTGATTTTATTGTATAAAATGAAACAGGGGAACTCATACTAAAAAAACAAGAGCATCTCGAGGAGAAATGGTGGTGATAAAAAATTCTCCTTTCGATCCACAGTGTTGTGGTTTAGCCCAAATGTATAGTACATATATGACAACTCATTATT
Coding sequences within it:
- the LOC125523210 gene encoding cyclin-D5-2-like — its product is MPWAARLLSVACVSVAAKMEEYCAPALSELDAGGGYEFCSASVRRMELLVLSTLGWRMAAVTPFDYLPCFSSRLDRHDGRGGGGHDPARVALKSIGSIFATAEAGSVLDYRPSTVAAAAILAASYEALLTKEALESKMDNLSPSCPIEKEHVHACYSMMVGDLKSRMSHGKRSLPCPDSNEVATSTYDSVLVDDVADTVAFIAAVSEMNKQIRLAAGWRHRVQGRPRPRHRRSRRRLSEPNDGDGTESGWRRRRAFEAEAAPIAYVATTEHGDAATALHPQKRWLRPAGFLVVFRGWCSSFGGGSGQSSAARCSSTGGTTMNERP